In the Bacillota bacterium genome, CAGAAGAGGAACTGGAATTCGTGCGCGGGTTGGGCATCCGGTTCGGCCAGGGATATCTCCTTGGCCGGCCGGAGCCCCTGGAAAGCGTGGCGTGACCGAGACACCGTGAAAGAGGGAGGGGAACGATCGATGAAGGCTGTCCGGATCATCCTGGCGGCGGTGCTGGCGTTGTGCGTGGCCGGGGGTTGCGGCAAGAGCCCGAGCCTGGAGAGGGAGCTGGTGCAGCTCTGCGAGAAGTACACGCAGCTCTTCGCGGCCAAAGACTACGACTCTGCCCGCCACTACCTGACGGGCCAGGCGCTCGTGGAGCTCGACGCGTCGCGGCCGCTGCTTGAGGCGGTGAGGGCCGTGGAGACAAAGGTGTCGGAGTTCCAGGGCAAGGTGGACTTCATGTCCCGGGACAAATCGCGTGCCTCGGCGAGGTGTTCCTGGGTGCAGGAGCAGACAGTGCCGGGTTCGGGTACGACCATCACCCGGGTCGAAGTGGTGTACGACCTGGTGAAGCTCAAAGGCAAGTGGCTGATCTCGGGGATAAAGCTGCTCCTGCAGGAGGCCAAGTAAGGTGAGAGGCGGACGGAAAAGGAGGTAAGGCAGGATGAAGAGGAGATCCTCGGGGCTGCTGTTGATAGGGGCGCTGATCCTGGCGGTGGGCGCTGGCTTCGGCGCCGTGCAGGTGGTGAGGGGGTATTCGGAGACCGTCCCGGCCATAGTGGCGGTGAGGGACATCCCGCCCTACACGCGCCTGGACCCGTCGATGCTGAAGGTGGAGGAGGTGCCCCTGGTCGGGCTTCCTCCGGACGTCTTCCGGGTCCCGGGGGACGAGAAGCCCGCCACGGACACCAGGCAGCTTGCGGGCCAGTACACGGCCGTGCACGTCCTGAAAGGGGACGTGATCCGGACCACTCACCTGGCCCAGGTGAAGGGCGACCGCAGCCTGATGTCAGCGCGGTTGTCCGCCCTGGGCCGGAAGGACCTGCGGGCGTTTGCCCTGCCGTTTGACCCC is a window encoding:
- the cpaB gene encoding Flp pilus assembly protein CpaB, coding for MKRRSSGLLLIGALILAVGAGFGAVQVVRGYSETVPAIVAVRDIPPYTRLDPSMLKVEEVPLVGLPPDVFRVPGDEKPATDTRQLAGQYTAVHVLKGDVIRTTHLAQVKGDRSLMSARLSALGRKDLRAFALPFDPQSAVGGEVRDGDRVDIVASVRIEAPTGTVGVGKVIARNVLVLKAVKGSEGSGTLVLALTPSEIEDVAFALSSGRLMFALNPYETDEQAAVTPGVTGRAWLEKYGFPVPVEPGR